AAGGCAGCACTAAGCAGGCGAACGCGAGACATACGGGTACTCCAAAATAACAGGATTCAAAAATCATGGACCGTTTGCCTAAGCTCAGCGAGAGCTGACGCAGGTGCACAATTTTAGGTGGCGCAAGATTAGCTTATATCTGGGCCCGCTCACCATCACGGCTTGGGATATCGCGTGGTCATGTGAGCAGCGGTCCAATGTTTAGCCCCAATACACCTGCGCAATGAAGAACTGTATAGGTTGATCGCCGATCTAAAAAACTGTACCGGTATCGATCCCTAAAACGACAAAACCCGCCAGCAGATGAATGCGGCGGGTTTTGTTTGAACAATTCGAGGTGCTGGCGAGAGGCTGTTAGCCTGAAACCAGCGGGCGCTTAACTTAGCGCCAGAACGGCTTGCTCAGCTCTTCGTAACGCTGGGATTCGCTGATACCGGCATCGGCGAGCAAGCGTGCATCCAGACGAGCCAGTTGGTGGCGGCTGGACAGGCGGCGCTGCCATAGCATCAGGTTAGCGAACATGCGCAGCGGCAACGAGGCTTGTGCGGTTTTTGCGGTGTCTTCGTAGAACAGTTCGGAACTGAGGGTGCGTTCCATGATGCTTCTTCCTTCCGCTTGTGGCGGGATTAGAGAGTGACTTGATTGGTGACAATATTCCTCTCATCGTCCCCTTCTCTCTAGACACAGTTCATTTGTATTGCGCTGCTCCAGTTATCTGTTCAGCCCCACTGTTTTGTTCATAAGTGGGGCAACTGTACGGGTCTGCACCAATAGAGTGCTTTTCGTGCGCATTTGGCTTTAAAAAGCCTCTACTCTGCTGCTCAATGACCAGTACAGCAGTACAGTTTTTCTCAGATCAGAGAGCAGCTATTCCAACGCGCGAGCTGAGCGGGACTGCCAC
The nucleotide sequence above comes from Pseudomonas lutea. Encoded proteins:
- a CDS encoding DUF1127 domain-containing protein, producing the protein MERTLSSELFYEDTAKTAQASLPLRMFANLMLWQRRLSSRHQLARLDARLLADAGISESQRYEELSKPFWR